In Microbacterium galbinum, a single window of DNA contains:
- a CDS encoding DIP1984 family protein — MKVAEALTARADLQRRIEQLRARITANARFQEGEEPSEDANALLVDAEADLARLRDLIRRINATNARLDLGTDGTMTDALATRDVLRLRHSLLTDAAASASGNTQFPRQMRSELRQISALPVAELRANADRVAQELRELDNRIQQANWTNDLEE, encoded by the coding sequence ATGAAAGTCGCCGAGGCACTCACCGCACGGGCCGATCTGCAGCGCCGGATCGAACAGCTTCGCGCGCGGATCACAGCGAACGCCCGTTTCCAGGAGGGGGAGGAGCCCTCCGAGGACGCGAACGCACTGCTGGTCGACGCCGAAGCCGACCTCGCACGGCTGCGCGATTTGATCCGCCGGATCAACGCCACGAATGCACGGCTCGATCTGGGGACCGACGGCACGATGACCGACGCGCTCGCGACGCGGGACGTGCTGCGGCTCCGGCATTCACTGCTGACGGATGCCGCGGCATCCGCATCCGGCAACACGCAGTTCCCCCGGCAGATGCGTTCGGAGCTGCGACAGATCTCGGCGCTCCCCGTGGCGGAGCTGCGGGCGAACGCGGATCGGGTCGCGCAGGAGCTGCGCGAACTCGACAACCGGATCCAGCAGGCGAACTGGACGAACGATCTGGAGGAGTAG
- a CDS encoding GNAT family N-acetyltransferase, with the protein MTKSTLASGFILTDEKDASRYTLTRDGQLVSVLDYRDDGRTIALTRAFTIPTFRGHGYAGTVVEGAVAEIEERGDRKVDAVCWYVADWFSAHPEKASLLRSR; encoded by the coding sequence ATGACGAAATCGACGCTCGCCTCCGGCTTCATCCTCACCGACGAGAAGGACGCCTCCCGCTACACGCTGACCCGCGACGGGCAGCTCGTGAGCGTGCTCGACTACCGCGACGACGGTCGCACCATCGCGCTCACTCGGGCCTTCACGATCCCGACTTTCCGCGGCCACGGCTATGCCGGGACGGTCGTCGAGGGTGCGGTCGCCGAGATCGAGGAGCGGGGTGACCGCAAGGTCGACGCGGTCTGCTGGTACGTTGCCGACTGGTTCTCGGCGCACCCCGAGAAGGCGTCGTTGCTGCGCTCACGGTGA
- a CDS encoding winged helix-turn-helix domain-containing protein, with the protein MSNIALLERPATAPLRTVPARTEADAPLNTAADLPAARSPRGFALYVGLDEIKAAEAGVSLPLLVDALRRTLAELAPGAETHATVALAPHGSGGKDLDVVRLALHEPGAIARTKAAAEDDAVDEEGGVTVDISRKRVLIDGESAAFTYKEFELLQYLVLREGRTIERSELVSALWQAQDDETPGERTIDVHVRRLRAKLGRYEDIVRTVRGIGYRFDRHADVVIRYGHGTPSPDRF; encoded by the coding sequence ATGTCGAACATCGCACTTCTCGAGCGTCCCGCCACCGCCCCGCTGCGCACCGTTCCCGCACGCACCGAGGCAGACGCACCGTTGAACACCGCCGCCGATCTTCCCGCCGCCCGTTCGCCGCGCGGCTTCGCCCTCTACGTCGGTCTCGACGAGATCAAGGCCGCCGAGGCCGGCGTGAGCCTTCCGCTGCTCGTCGACGCCCTCCGCCGCACGCTCGCCGAGCTCGCCCCTGGCGCCGAGACGCACGCCACGGTGGCCCTCGCCCCGCACGGCTCCGGCGGCAAGGACCTCGACGTGGTGCGTCTCGCCCTGCACGAGCCCGGCGCGATCGCCCGTACCAAGGCCGCGGCCGAGGACGACGCCGTCGACGAAGAGGGCGGCGTGACGGTCGACATCTCGCGCAAGCGCGTGCTCATCGACGGCGAGTCCGCAGCGTTCACCTACAAGGAGTTCGAGCTGCTGCAGTACCTCGTGCTCCGCGAGGGCCGCACGATCGAGCGCTCGGAACTGGTCTCGGCCCTGTGGCAGGCCCAGGACGACGAAACGCCCGGTGAGCGCACGATCGACGTGCACGTTCGCCGACTGCGCGCCAAGCTCGGCCGCTACGAGGACATCGTCCGCACCGTGCGCGGCATCGGCTACCGCTTCGATCGCCACGCCGATGTCGTCATCCGCTACGGACACGGCACCCCCTCGCCCGACCGCTTCTGA
- a CDS encoding DNA-3-methyladenine glycosylase family protein encodes MTMTADADAAEAARAPHEIVYRPEHPLDLLRTVGMLRRGRNDPTTVIDGGVIWRALRTPSGIATIALRASSGEVRATAWGPGAGDALDRVPRLCGADDDAEGFDPTRHPLIADAAHRHPGLRLTRTDEVFDALACAIIEQKVTGMQAFGAWRYLVTRYGERAPGPTPRPMHAAPPHSVWRTIPSWIWQRAGVEPPQSKTLVRAAQRGDSIERATRAAETGVDRDRVLASLPGIGLWTSAETRIRALGDADAVSVGDYHLAHQVGYALTGTRTDDDGMLALLAPWAGHRQRVLRLIHASGVQEPRRGPRLAPEDHRAR; translated from the coding sequence ATGACGATGACAGCGGATGCCGATGCGGCCGAGGCCGCGCGCGCTCCGCACGAGATCGTGTACCGACCGGAGCATCCGCTCGACCTGCTGCGGACCGTGGGGATGCTGCGTCGCGGGCGGAACGACCCCACGACCGTCATCGACGGCGGCGTCATCTGGCGCGCTCTGCGCACCCCCTCCGGCATCGCGACGATCGCACTCCGCGCCTCTTCGGGAGAGGTGCGGGCGACCGCCTGGGGCCCGGGAGCCGGCGATGCTCTCGACCGGGTCCCCCGGCTCTGCGGGGCCGACGACGACGCAGAGGGCTTCGATCCGACCCGGCATCCGCTGATCGCCGATGCCGCCCACCGTCACCCCGGTCTGCGGCTCACGCGTACCGACGAGGTGTTCGACGCGCTCGCATGCGCGATCATCGAGCAGAAGGTCACGGGCATGCAAGCCTTCGGGGCCTGGCGTTACCTCGTCACCCGCTACGGCGAGCGCGCCCCCGGCCCGACCCCGCGTCCGATGCACGCCGCTCCCCCGCATTCCGTCTGGCGCACGATCCCGTCGTGGATCTGGCAGCGCGCCGGCGTCGAGCCGCCGCAGTCGAAGACGCTCGTGCGCGCGGCGCAGCGCGGCGACAGCATCGAACGCGCCACGCGCGCCGCAGAGACCGGCGTCGACCGCGACCGCGTGCTCGCCAGCCTGCCCGGGATCGGCCTCTGGACCTCGGCCGAGACGCGCATCCGCGCGCTCGGAGATGCGGATGCCGTGAGCGTCGGCGACTATCACCTGGCGCACCAGGTCGGTTATGCACTGACCGGCACGCGCACGGACGACGACGGGATGCTCGCGCTCCTCGCCCCGTGGGCGGGCCATCGGCAGCGGGTGCTCCGCCTCATCCACGCCAGCGGCGTGCAGGAGCCGCGCCGAGGTCCGCGCCTCGCGCCCGAGGACCACCGCGCCCGCTAG
- a CDS encoding VOC family protein, which yields MPLLDHLGITVADLERGRAQFAPVLAALGFAIGYGDDHSLSWNKDDETELILMAPRDDDPEPHRHGRVGWQHLAFAVDSRDDVERLHAIAVTAGWTPVREPKEYPRFTERYYASFVEDDGGIRIEFMHNPPRDV from the coding sequence ATGCCCCTCCTCGATCATCTCGGCATCACGGTCGCCGACCTCGAACGCGGGCGCGCCCAGTTCGCCCCGGTGCTCGCCGCGCTCGGCTTCGCGATCGGTTACGGCGACGATCACTCGCTCTCCTGGAACAAGGATGACGAGACCGAGCTGATTCTCATGGCACCGCGCGACGACGACCCCGAACCGCACCGTCACGGACGCGTCGGCTGGCAGCACCTGGCGTTCGCCGTCGACTCCCGCGACGACGTCGAACGACTGCACGCCATCGCCGTCACGGCCGGCTGGACACCCGTGCGCGAGCCGAAGGAGTACCCGCGCTTCACCGAGCGGTACTACGCCTCGTTCGTCGAGGACGACGGCGGCATCCGCATCGAGTTCATGCACAACCCTCCGCGCGACGTTTGA
- a CDS encoding RtcB family protein, translating to MEKLSARLLSWASLIDEKTLDQAHTTARMPFIHPHLALMPDAHLGKGATVGSVIPTLGAIIPAAVGVDIGCGMIAVRTQFTKSDVAGRDLAPLRVQIERAVPLSAGHHNNKIVATAEPRIAELEALAEQNGFDPESYAKNWRLQLGSLGSGNHFIEVSLDELDRVWLFLHSGSRGVGNRIAGHHIAVAQRLAKQWWIELPDPDLAYLVEGTPEFTRYIRELRWAQHFALLNREEMMDRVIRQVSDFVGAPVDEQERINCHHNFTESEKHFGKRVWVSRKGAIQADAGRPGLIPGSMGTASYVVEGKGDPLSLNSSPHGAGREYSRSAARRTFTHEQLREAMVGIEFRDTDAFIDEIPQAYKPIDRVMADAESLVTIRHTLRQIVNVKGN from the coding sequence ATGGAGAAGCTCTCCGCGCGGCTGCTGTCGTGGGCGTCGCTGATCGACGAGAAGACACTCGATCAGGCGCACACCACGGCACGCATGCCGTTCATCCACCCGCACCTGGCACTCATGCCCGATGCGCACCTCGGCAAGGGGGCGACGGTCGGCTCGGTCATCCCGACGCTCGGCGCCATCATCCCCGCCGCCGTCGGGGTCGACATCGGCTGCGGCATGATCGCCGTCCGCACGCAGTTCACGAAGAGCGACGTCGCCGGACGCGACCTCGCGCCGCTGCGGGTGCAGATCGAGCGCGCCGTACCGCTGTCGGCCGGCCACCACAACAACAAGATCGTCGCCACCGCCGAGCCCCGCATCGCGGAGCTCGAAGCGCTCGCCGAGCAGAACGGGTTCGACCCCGAGTCCTACGCCAAGAACTGGCGACTGCAGCTCGGATCGCTCGGCTCCGGGAACCACTTCATCGAGGTCTCCCTCGACGAGCTCGACCGGGTGTGGCTGTTCCTGCACTCGGGTTCGCGGGGTGTGGGCAACCGGATCGCCGGCCACCACATCGCGGTGGCACAGCGGCTGGCGAAGCAGTGGTGGATCGAGCTTCCCGACCCCGACCTGGCCTACCTGGTCGAAGGCACGCCGGAGTTCACGCGATACATCCGGGAACTCCGGTGGGCCCAGCACTTCGCGCTGCTGAACCGGGAGGAGATGATGGATCGGGTGATCCGGCAGGTGTCCGACTTCGTCGGCGCACCCGTCGACGAGCAGGAGCGGATCAACTGCCACCACAACTTCACCGAGTCGGAGAAGCACTTCGGCAAGCGGGTGTGGGTGTCGCGGAAGGGCGCGATCCAGGCGGATGCCGGTCGGCCCGGGCTCATCCCGGGATCGATGGGCACGGCGTCGTACGTGGTCGAGGGGAAGGGTGACCCGCTGTCGCTGAACTCCTCGCCTCACGGTGCCGGTCGGGAGTACTCCCGGTCGGCGGCGCGGCGCACGTTCACCCACGAGCAGCTGCGGGAGGCCATGGTCGGGATCGAATTCCGCGACACGGATGCCTTCATCGACGAGATCCCGCAGGCGTACAAGCCGATCGATCGGGTGATGGCGGATGCCGAGAGCCTCGTGACGATCCGGCACACGCTGCGGCAGATCGTGAACGTCAAGGGGAACTGA
- a CDS encoding MFS transporter: MTRTRTLGTLAAVVGYLAFVEFTSGVLQGYYTPMLTDIARHLGIHDADVNWLEGTQLMLSALVVPAFAKLGDMVGHKRMLLISTALTAAAALVLPFTDSFGVFLVAWTLMGFYVVWLPLEIALIWSRSRRMEGRSTITAKAAGLLVAALEGGAILGALAGGALVDVLPLTVVLLVPAILIVVCFFVILFGVKESPDPTGGAFDTVGLILISLALVCFTGGLSLLRLEGGLVNPWSWAVVLLGIVLVVPFVLWELRRDDPLIDVRMFRSPALGPVFLTAGLFGVSVLGAQAPLSTFARTDPGVHGYGLGTSGFQTSLIIGLYLIAMIAGALLFPLVARRTTPRLTLMGASLLVGIGFLLFLPFHDTYAQVVTNMVIAGLGSGALVAALPAAAASGAPATQTGVATGLTNSVKTVGGAIASCVFGIALLNGVAESAGAAAEGTAGSLAGYFTVWIVCGVTALVAAVTLVFVPKTAFTDRPAEVEASPVV; the protein is encoded by the coding sequence ATGACGCGCACGCGCACACTGGGCACTCTGGCCGCCGTCGTCGGCTACCTCGCGTTCGTCGAGTTCACCAGCGGCGTGCTGCAGGGGTACTACACCCCGATGCTCACCGACATCGCCCGGCACCTCGGCATCCACGACGCCGACGTGAACTGGCTCGAGGGCACGCAGCTCATGCTGTCGGCCCTGGTGGTGCCCGCCTTCGCGAAGCTCGGCGACATGGTCGGCCACAAGCGGATGCTGTTGATCTCGACGGCCCTCACCGCCGCGGCAGCACTCGTGCTGCCGTTCACCGACTCGTTCGGGGTCTTCCTCGTCGCGTGGACGCTCATGGGCTTCTACGTCGTCTGGCTCCCGCTCGAGATCGCCCTGATCTGGTCGCGGTCGCGCCGGATGGAGGGGCGCTCCACGATCACGGCGAAGGCCGCCGGTCTCCTCGTCGCCGCCCTCGAGGGGGGAGCGATCCTCGGGGCGCTCGCCGGAGGTGCACTCGTCGACGTGCTGCCGCTGACGGTCGTGCTCCTCGTGCCGGCGATCCTCATCGTCGTCTGCTTCTTCGTCATCCTGTTCGGGGTGAAGGAGTCGCCCGACCCCACGGGCGGTGCGTTCGATACGGTCGGGCTCATCCTCATCTCGCTCGCCCTCGTGTGCTTCACCGGTGGACTCAGCCTGCTGCGCCTCGAGGGCGGCCTCGTGAACCCGTGGTCGTGGGCGGTGGTGCTGCTCGGGATCGTGCTGGTCGTGCCGTTCGTGCTCTGGGAGCTCCGCCGCGACGATCCGCTGATCGACGTGCGCATGTTCCGCTCACCGGCCCTCGGCCCGGTGTTCCTTACCGCCGGTCTCTTCGGCGTCAGCGTGCTCGGCGCGCAGGCTCCGCTGTCGACCTTCGCGCGCACGGACCCGGGTGTGCACGGCTACGGACTGGGCACCTCCGGCTTCCAGACCTCGCTGATCATCGGGCTCTATCTGATCGCGATGATCGCCGGCGCGCTCCTGTTCCCGCTGGTCGCCCGTCGCACCACGCCCCGGCTCACGTTGATGGGCGCGTCGCTCCTGGTCGGGATCGGGTTCCTGCTGTTCCTGCCGTTCCACGACACCTACGCGCAGGTCGTGACGAACATGGTGATCGCCGGACTCGGCTCCGGAGCGCTCGTGGCTGCGCTTCCCGCGGCGGCGGCATCCGGTGCGCCCGCCACGCAGACGGGCGTGGCGACCGGCCTGACGAACTCGGTCAAGACCGTGGGCGGGGCGATCGCGTCGTGCGTGTTCGGCATCGCGCTGTTGAACGGCGTGGCCGAATCGGCCGGTGCGGCGGCCGAGGGCACCGCCGGGTCGCTCGCCGGGTACTTCACCGTGTGGATCGTGTGCGGCGTCACTGCCCTGGTGGCCGCCGTCACTCTCGTCTTCGTACCGAAGACGGCGTTCACGGATCGTCCCGCCGAGGTCGAGGCGTCGCCGGTCGTCTGA
- a CDS encoding M20/M25/M40 family metallo-hydrolase, with protein sequence MANVTPTVRPGIDERLSRMIQLPTVSAELVERGREPFDAFVALIAELYPLTHESLALERHTDFGLLFHWRGRAEASEGPVVLMAHYDVVPVDESDAWTHPPFAGVIADGIVYGRGALDDKGPLIVVLEAVENLLADGFVPARDVYLSFGGNEETYGHAAQEIAAVLRDRGIVPWLVVDEGGAVVDAPLPFVPGRAAMIGVGEKGVMTVRLSARGDGGHASAPPTLTAVRRIARAVDRLGPTTFRPRASTAILRMLSRLADQTPGSARHLLRVLASAPLLTARVFAALGGEPAALVRTTVASTMQSGGTAANVLPSQASATVNLRIALGETTQQTVLRVRRRVRDPLVKVEVVEASEPSPESSTENAQFALLAEALEISHPGVPAVPYVMMAATDSRHFHRFAPAVYRFAPLEMSNAQRASIHGVDENVEIAALARGERFHRALLERLV encoded by the coding sequence ATGGCGAACGTGACCCCCACCGTGCGCCCCGGCATCGATGAACGCCTCTCGCGGATGATCCAGCTGCCGACCGTCTCGGCCGAGCTCGTAGAGCGGGGACGGGAGCCGTTCGACGCCTTCGTCGCCCTGATCGCCGAGCTCTACCCGTTGACGCACGAGAGTCTCGCGCTCGAGCGCCACACCGATTTCGGGCTCCTCTTCCACTGGCGTGGGAGGGCGGAGGCATCCGAGGGGCCGGTCGTGCTGATGGCTCACTACGACGTCGTCCCGGTCGACGAGAGCGATGCCTGGACGCATCCTCCCTTCGCCGGTGTGATCGCCGATGGCATCGTGTACGGGCGGGGCGCGCTCGACGACAAGGGGCCATTGATCGTCGTGCTCGAAGCCGTCGAGAACCTGCTCGCCGACGGTTTCGTCCCAGCGCGCGATGTCTACCTGTCGTTCGGTGGCAACGAGGAGACCTACGGGCACGCGGCGCAGGAGATCGCCGCAGTGCTGCGCGACCGCGGCATCGTTCCCTGGCTCGTCGTCGACGAGGGAGGAGCGGTGGTCGATGCGCCCCTGCCGTTCGTACCCGGGCGTGCGGCGATGATCGGCGTCGGCGAGAAGGGCGTGATGACCGTGCGGCTCTCGGCCCGCGGGGACGGCGGTCATGCCTCCGCCCCGCCGACCCTCACGGCGGTGCGGCGCATCGCGCGCGCGGTCGATCGGCTGGGCCCCACGACGTTCCGGCCGCGGGCGTCGACGGCGATCCTTCGGATGCTGTCGCGCCTCGCCGATCAGACGCCCGGGTCGGCGCGGCATCTGCTCCGGGTGCTCGCCTCCGCGCCGCTGCTGACGGCGCGGGTCTTCGCCGCGCTCGGGGGAGAGCCGGCGGCGCTCGTGCGCACGACCGTCGCGTCGACGATGCAGTCGGGCGGGACCGCGGCGAACGTGCTCCCGTCGCAGGCATCCGCCACCGTCAACCTGCGCATCGCGCTCGGAGAGACGACGCAGCAGACGGTGCTGCGCGTGCGTCGGCGCGTGCGCGACCCGCTCGTGAAGGTCGAGGTCGTCGAGGCGAGCGAACCGTCGCCCGAATCGTCGACCGAGAACGCGCAGTTTGCGTTGCTCGCCGAGGCGCTCGAGATCTCGCATCCGGGCGTGCCGGCCGTGCCGTACGTGATGATGGCGGCGACGGATTCCCGGCACTTCCATCGCTTCGCCCCTGCGGTGTACCGCTTCGCTCCCCTCGAGATGTCGAACGCCCAGCGGGCATCGATCCACGGCGTCGACGAGAACGTCGAGATCGCCGCCCTCGCGCGGGGAGAGCGGTTCCATCGCGCTCTCCTCGAACGGCTAGTGTGA
- a CDS encoding FUSC family protein translates to MSLFAFAPSRGPRWPLALQAAIGIAAPIAVLTVLGQAPLGYIAASGAFTVLYAGSAPVVDRARVLPIIAVSLLLSAALGILVAGNTLVVSIGVVVIATVSAALAFGFRLGPPGPLFFVLVYGLSAHVVASGTIDPFVYLAALTGGCLFSYLVALAPLALPRIRRIRARPMRELLPGPAWNADSRMLLLRVVIVAIVGVLLGLVIDPDRTYWIVGSAVAVIGVAAARRAAFQRGLHRMLGTVVGAGLYILLALLHPAGIWLALLLGLLQFSIELVVVRHYALALVFITPLVLLLTGAATGSIGSLDVAGERIVDTIVGAVLGAASGVLHPRAEARDA, encoded by the coding sequence GTGAGCCTCTTCGCCTTCGCCCCCTCCCGTGGACCGCGTTGGCCCCTCGCCCTCCAGGCCGCGATCGGCATCGCGGCACCGATCGCCGTGTTGACCGTCCTCGGCCAGGCACCGCTCGGTTATATCGCCGCCTCCGGCGCCTTCACGGTGCTCTACGCGGGCTCCGCCCCGGTGGTCGATCGTGCGCGGGTGCTGCCGATCATCGCCGTATCGCTGCTCCTGAGCGCCGCCCTCGGCATCCTCGTCGCGGGGAACACCCTCGTGGTGAGCATCGGTGTCGTGGTGATCGCGACCGTGAGCGCGGCTCTCGCGTTCGGTTTCCGGCTCGGCCCTCCCGGTCCCCTGTTCTTCGTGCTGGTCTACGGGTTGTCCGCCCACGTCGTCGCCTCCGGAACGATCGACCCGTTCGTCTATCTCGCAGCCCTCACCGGCGGTTGCCTGTTCTCGTACCTCGTCGCCCTCGCGCCGCTCGCGCTCCCCCGCATCCGGCGGATCCGGGCGCGCCCGATGCGGGAGCTCCTCCCCGGGCCGGCCTGGAACGCGGATTCCCGGATGCTCCTGCTCCGCGTCGTGATCGTCGCGATCGTGGGCGTGCTGCTCGGCCTCGTGATCGATCCCGATCGCACCTACTGGATCGTCGGTTCGGCCGTCGCCGTGATCGGTGTGGCCGCCGCACGACGCGCCGCCTTCCAGCGCGGGCTGCATCGGATGCTCGGCACCGTGGTCGGTGCCGGCCTCTACATCCTGCTCGCGCTGCTGCACCCGGCCGGCATCTGGCTGGCCCTGCTGCTGGGGCTGCTGCAGTTCTCGATCGAGCTCGTCGTGGTGCGCCACTACGCCCTCGCCCTCGTGTTCATCACCCCGCTCGTGCTGCTGCTGACGGGCGCGGCGACCGGAAGCATCGGGTCGCTCGACGTCGCGGGCGAGCGGATCGTCGACACGATCGTCGGCGCGGTGCTCGGCGCCGCCTCGGGTGTGCTGCATCCGCGGGCGGAGGCGAGGGATGCGTGA
- a CDS encoding glutaredoxin family protein, with protein MELTLVTSAFCGACARTRAVLADAVRFLPDATVTEIDVARDPDAAESLDIRFTPTVIIRAANGETVFRAEGVPTVPQVLTAAVRALPA; from the coding sequence ATGGAGCTGACGCTCGTGACATCGGCGTTCTGCGGTGCGTGCGCGCGCACTCGCGCCGTCCTCGCCGACGCCGTGCGGTTCCTGCCGGATGCGACCGTGACCGAGATCGACGTGGCACGCGATCCCGACGCGGCGGAGTCCCTCGACATCCGCTTCACCCCGACGGTCATCATCCGTGCGGCGAACGGCGAGACGGTCTTCCGCGCGGAGGGCGTGCCGACCGTCCCGCAGGTGCTCACCGCCGCGGTTCGCGCTCTCCCGGCCTGA
- a CDS encoding VOC family protein produces MANLNPYLSFRTDARQAMEFYQSVLGGDLDISVFGDFPDMVQDPSQKDLVMHAQLTTPDGLVLMASDTPDGMPYEKPAGISVSLSGNTQARTQEVWDKLAEGATITMPLDVPPWGGTFGMLVDRFGIGWMLHGDPEE; encoded by the coding sequence ATGGCGAATCTCAACCCGTACCTGTCGTTCCGCACCGACGCCCGCCAGGCGATGGAGTTCTATCAGAGCGTGCTCGGCGGAGACCTCGACATCAGCGTGTTCGGGGACTTCCCCGACATGGTGCAGGATCCGAGTCAGAAGGACCTGGTCATGCACGCGCAGCTCACCACGCCCGACGGCCTGGTGCTCATGGCGTCCGACACCCCCGACGGGATGCCCTACGAGAAGCCCGCCGGGATCTCGGTCTCGCTCAGCGGCAACACGCAGGCGCGCACCCAAGAGGTCTGGGACAAGCTCGCCGAAGGCGCGACGATCACCATGCCGCTCGACGTTCCGCCGTGGGGCGGAACGTTCGGGATGCTCGTCGACCGGTTCGGCATCGGCTGGATGCTGCACGGCGACCCCGAGGAGTGA
- the thrC gene encoding threonine synthase, with the protein MQFISTRGGMQPQPFSETLLEGLAPDGGLAVPAEMPTVDTETLERWRALTYPQLATEVLGLFATDIPREDLARMTEAAYAPFPGNVVPLRSIGGGLTLVGLSEGPTLAFKDMAMQFLGQVLEYALERKGSVLNILGATSGDTGSAAEHALRGKERVSVFMLSPQGRMSAFQRAQMFSLDDDNVHNIAVEGVFDDCQNLVKHLAGDLDFKRAQNLGAVNSINLARITAQVVYYFWAWLRATDADGPTEVSFTVPSGNFGNILSGFFAKQMGLPIRRLVLAANENNVLDEFFRTGVYRPRNAAQTLATSSPSMDISKASNLERFIFELVGRDPERVVGAWRDLDEQGYFDFAGDQPRFALEYGIVSGTSTHADRLETIRSVYASTEEIIDPHTADGVKVARQYVEEGVPMLVLETAKPHKFAETINEAIGVELDYSKELREMLGAPQHVTEMADDEHALRAFIEAHALR; encoded by the coding sequence GTGCAGTTCATCTCCACCCGCGGCGGCATGCAGCCGCAGCCGTTCAGCGAGACGCTGTTGGAGGGCCTCGCGCCCGACGGAGGGCTCGCCGTCCCGGCCGAGATGCCGACCGTCGACACCGAGACGCTCGAGCGCTGGCGGGCACTGACCTACCCGCAGCTCGCGACCGAGGTGCTCGGCCTCTTCGCCACCGACATCCCGCGCGAAGACCTGGCCCGGATGACCGAGGCGGCCTACGCGCCGTTCCCGGGCAACGTGGTGCCGCTGCGCTCGATCGGCGGCGGTCTCACGCTCGTCGGCCTTTCGGAGGGCCCCACGCTCGCCTTCAAGGACATGGCGATGCAGTTCCTCGGGCAGGTGCTCGAGTACGCGCTGGAGCGCAAGGGATCCGTGCTCAACATCCTCGGAGCGACCTCGGGCGACACCGGATCCGCCGCCGAGCACGCGCTGCGCGGCAAGGAGCGCGTCTCGGTCTTCATGCTCTCGCCGCAGGGCCGCATGAGCGCCTTCCAGCGGGCGCAGATGTTCTCGCTCGACGACGACAATGTGCACAACATCGCCGTCGAGGGCGTGTTCGACGACTGCCAGAACCTCGTCAAGCACCTCGCCGGAGACCTCGACTTCAAGCGGGCGCAGAACCTCGGCGCCGTGAACTCGATCAACCTCGCGCGCATCACCGCACAGGTCGTCTACTACTTCTGGGCGTGGCTGCGGGCGACGGATGCCGACGGCCCGACCGAGGTGTCGTTCACCGTTCCGTCGGGCAACTTCGGCAACATCCTCTCCGGTTTCTTCGCGAAGCAGATGGGGCTGCCGATCCGCCGCCTCGTGCTCGCCGCCAACGAGAACAACGTGCTCGACGAGTTCTTCCGCACGGGTGTCTACCGGCCGCGCAACGCGGCGCAGACGCTCGCGACGTCGAGCCCGTCGATGGACATCTCGAAGGCATCGAACCTCGAGCGCTTCATCTTCGAGCTCGTGGGCCGTGACCCCGAGCGCGTCGTCGGCGCCTGGCGCGACCTCGATGAGCAGGGCTACTTCGACTTCGCCGGCGATCAGCCGCGCTTCGCGCTCGAGTACGGGATCGTCAGCGGCACGTCGACGCACGCCGACCGGCTCGAGACCATCCGTTCGGTGTACGCCTCGACCGAGGAGATCATCGACCCGCACACGGCCGACGGCGTGAAGGTGGCGCGTCAGTACGTGGAGGAGGGTGTGCCCATGCTCGTCCTCGAGACCGCGAAGCCGCACAAGTTCGCCGAGACGATCAACGAGGCCATCGGTGTCGAGCTCGATTACTCGAAGGAACTCCGCGAGATGCTCGGCGCCCCCCAGCACGTCACCGAGATGGCCGACGACGAGCACGCGCTGCGCGCGTTCATCGAGGCGCACGCCCTGCGTTGA
- a CDS encoding methylated-DNA--[protein]-cysteine S-methyltransferase: MSWFGTLPTPVGVIGVVSDGTAVTRVTWITEAPAGAELGPDPLLSEALGQVDAYFAGRLTRFDLPIELGEQTVATRAVLTALYETVGHGETLTYGGLAARSGTEVPARGIGSIMGANPVPLIVPCHRVVAGDGLGGYSGGVPGHGLETKRWLLEHEGALPASLF; this comes from the coding sequence ATGTCGTGGTTCGGAACGCTGCCGACGCCGGTGGGAGTCATCGGAGTGGTCAGTGACGGCACGGCGGTCACGCGCGTGACGTGGATCACCGAGGCCCCGGCCGGGGCCGAGCTCGGCCCGGATCCGCTGCTGAGCGAAGCCCTCGGGCAGGTGGACGCGTACTTCGCCGGTCGGCTGACGCGGTTCGACCTGCCGATCGAGCTCGGCGAGCAGACCGTCGCGACCCGTGCCGTCCTGACGGCGCTGTACGAGACCGTCGGCCACGGCGAGACCCTCACCTACGGCGGCCTCGCGGCCCGGAGCGGCACCGAGGTCCCCGCCCGGGGGATCGGATCGATCATGGGCGCCAATCCGGTGCCCCTCATCGTCCCGTGCCATCGCGTCGTCGCGGGCGACGGTCTCGGCGGGTATTCGGGCGGCGTCCCCGGCCACGGTCTCGAGACCAAGCGCTGGCTGCTCGAGCACGAGGGTGCGCTGCCGGCGTCGCTGTTCTGA